A region from the Paenarthrobacter aurescens genome encodes:
- a CDS encoding Crp/Fnr family transcriptional regulator has product MDIEVLRRAPLFATLDDDAFRLLTDELTEVDLSRGASVFREGDQGDQLYFIVSGKVKLGRTSPDGRESLLAILGPGELFGEMALFDPSPRTATATAVSETRLAGLKNESLNALLRTRPEVSAQLLQALARRLRRTNDSLSDLVFSDVPGRVAKALLDLADRFGRPATDGVLVAHELTQEELAQLVGASRETVNKALAEFVQRGWLRLEARAVVILDMQRLRQRSR; this is encoded by the coding sequence ATGGACATCGAGGTATTGCGCCGCGCACCCCTCTTCGCCACCCTTGACGACGACGCATTCCGCTTGCTGACGGACGAACTCACCGAGGTGGACCTTTCACGTGGAGCTTCGGTGTTCCGCGAAGGTGACCAGGGTGACCAGCTCTACTTCATCGTTTCCGGCAAGGTAAAGCTCGGACGCACGTCCCCCGACGGCCGCGAGTCGCTCTTGGCCATTCTTGGCCCGGGTGAGCTCTTCGGCGAAATGGCGTTGTTCGATCCCAGCCCGCGAACCGCCACGGCCACCGCCGTTTCGGAGACCCGCTTGGCCGGACTCAAGAACGAGAGCCTTAACGCTCTGCTCCGCACGCGTCCTGAGGTTTCCGCGCAGCTGTTGCAGGCTTTGGCCCGCCGCCTTCGCCGCACCAATGACTCCCTGTCCGACCTCGTCTTCTCTGACGTCCCGGGCCGTGTTGCCAAGGCCCTCCTGGATCTCGCAGACCGCTTCGGCCGCCCGGCTACCGACGGCGTTCTGGTTGCCCACGAGCTCACCCAGGAAGAACTGGCCCAACTGGTGGGCGCTTCCCGCGAAACCGTGAACAAGGCACTGGCCGAGTTCGTCCAGCGCGGATGGCTCCGCCTGGAAGCCCGCGCTGTGGTCATCTTGGACATGCAGCGTCTGCGCCAGCGCTCACG
- a CDS encoding MarP family serine protease — protein sequence MFGLTILDLALILMLLSYLIYGLRNGFMVTLGGIAGFVVGAVAAFMAVPLVSGWVTDSGWRLTATVGAAVVLIALGHGLGTMIGRKVRHAVRIKPLHAVDRLIGGAVSVVVAALVMSMLAFSISSLGVPFVSQQLAESRVIRYIDNLTPTPVKSTMAQLRSTVIGDGIPKLIEGIGPVTPVPVPNESTDTPALNQAAESVLKIAGTAFECGQNQTGSGFVVSPGRVVTNAHVVAGVSQPVVEVPDGGALPGRVVYFDSQRDIAVLAVDGLRSSPLPLSADLAEGSPAAFAGYPHGGPFQSKPATIQGISTILVPDIYGNNPSPAQVYRLAGDVQPGNSGGPLLTMQGQVAGLIFAKTTTDAALGFALTMEDLEPVAAQAPGLSSPVSAGQCTRK from the coding sequence GTGTTTGGCTTGACGATATTGGATTTGGCATTGATTTTGATGCTCCTGTCCTACCTGATCTATGGCCTCCGTAATGGCTTCATGGTCACACTTGGCGGAATTGCCGGATTTGTCGTCGGTGCCGTCGCCGCCTTCATGGCCGTTCCGCTCGTCAGCGGATGGGTGACCGATAGCGGCTGGAGGCTGACCGCTACGGTGGGAGCCGCCGTCGTGCTTATCGCTTTGGGGCACGGCCTGGGCACCATGATCGGGCGAAAAGTCCGCCATGCTGTGCGGATCAAGCCGTTGCATGCCGTGGATCGCTTGATTGGTGGCGCAGTCAGCGTGGTGGTGGCGGCGCTGGTGATGTCCATGCTGGCGTTCAGCATCAGTTCGCTGGGTGTGCCGTTCGTGTCACAGCAGTTGGCCGAGTCCCGCGTCATTCGCTACATCGACAACCTGACGCCGACGCCCGTCAAGAGCACCATGGCTCAGTTGCGGTCCACGGTGATCGGCGATGGCATTCCCAAGCTCATTGAGGGCATTGGTCCCGTGACTCCCGTGCCAGTTCCCAACGAGTCAACGGACACTCCAGCCCTGAACCAGGCCGCCGAGTCCGTCCTGAAGATCGCAGGCACCGCCTTTGAATGTGGTCAGAACCAGACAGGTTCCGGATTTGTTGTCTCGCCCGGGCGCGTCGTCACAAACGCGCACGTGGTGGCGGGCGTGTCGCAGCCCGTTGTGGAAGTCCCCGACGGCGGCGCGTTGCCGGGTCGGGTGGTTTACTTCGACTCCCAGCGGGACATCGCCGTCCTGGCCGTGGATGGGCTGCGGTCCAGCCCACTGCCGCTGAGCGCCGACCTCGCCGAAGGCAGTCCCGCAGCATTTGCCGGGTACCCGCACGGCGGACCCTTCCAATCCAAACCGGCCACCATCCAAGGCATTTCAACCATTCTGGTTCCGGATATTTACGGCAACAATCCCTCGCCTGCGCAGGTTTACAGGTTGGCCGGCGATGTTCAGCCCGGCAACTCCGGTGGCCCTTTGCTGACCATGCAGGGACAAGTGGCCGGGCTGATCTTTGCCAAGACAACCACTGATGCTGCCTTGGGCTTTGCGCTCACCATGGAGGACCTGGAACCGGTGGCAGCGCAGGCGCCCGGCCTCAGCAGCCCCGTCTCGGCCGGTCAGTGCACCCGTAAGTAG
- the aroQ gene encoding type II 3-dehydroquinate dehydratase — MTDATSATETGRGTILVINGPNLNLLGTREPEKYGTSTLADVEQLAMSAAAAHGFTVDCVQSNHEGDLLDAIHAARGTAVGIVINAGAYTHTSVALRDALAAVQLPAVEVHITNVHQREEFRHHSYLSGVCNAIIVGAGVLGYKLAIDYLADSV; from the coding sequence ATGACTGACGCTACTTCCGCCACCGAAACCGGCCGCGGCACCATCCTTGTGATCAATGGCCCCAATCTGAACCTTTTGGGCACCCGTGAACCAGAGAAGTACGGCACGTCCACTCTGGCTGACGTAGAGCAACTGGCCATGAGCGCGGCCGCCGCCCACGGCTTCACTGTTGACTGCGTACAGTCCAACCATGAGGGCGACCTCCTGGACGCCATCCACGCAGCGCGAGGCACCGCCGTCGGAATTGTGATCAACGCCGGCGCATACACTCATACGTCCGTGGCGCTCCGTGACGCCCTGGCGGCTGTGCAGCTGCCCGCCGTCGAGGTCCACATCACCAACGTGCACCAGCGGGAAGAGTTCCGCCACCATTCGTACCTGTCCGGAGTATGCAACGCGATCATTGTGGGCGCGGGTGTGTTGGGCTACAAACTGGCAATCGATTACTTGGCTGACTCGGTCTGA